A genomic window from Algoriphagus sp. Y33 includes:
- a CDS encoding DUF6603 domain-containing protein: protein MLSTSSFEEDVTVLQSPDSSFSGLDPILGSLGVLTGLLKKNEDDSYSLIPEWFNNPYVNTKAGIVKNPAEFNTLFEELLGKIGGNSFGIPVQNPSLLGNWFPIKYQKDGKDVNTGVYAVTYQSGSSTVIGVGVYHAWEFGSPPTLQSAVWGLIPFVAIDAEDSNDPVKMTFVTEGFPIVFGAAVNGPDPSSPLIDINGIQFNGVKVNANIDLAKEIAGKPPFELGVEIIGLQLAGEDKPSNRSLSDLEAITAEKIMNTASSLFVGGLSKVFPELSGNIQYFPPLFGLSSQVPKVEGAPNATLPILKWYELFNAAKDNNAETIFLNWFNTIAADNNTLKTWLSCLSGFLKKEVNVSGNGSRTSPFLISLLDVSSIGTLSLAMGTEVVGESTRVLYPGMAFSGSPIEFGTSGIVFTMQVESELARFQITGDAIGLSPSINFTAKFSLNNKIEAQPLAEFNLENKEYSIGSLEGGMSLGSDSSMMPWFGLNAVSIGSTHYDTLNLLSPGQLADAGAAALSEGLQSLLDFGTDNKKLSDSIGALIGLQSPSSAGANWPESLVPPFSPTGMEKSITNPIGAWASYYSNVLSYRQQVSGKEAFYYVVESFAQLLQASTDSLPISITGSGTQQDPWKAGISVKDQTLPAYLFCFQESTTDYINLNLGLELAPELTVKGTDIVASLSLDAATIRLPKDGNLSHTTANWLSGVAARLTLPKGFETPAVGGMQVKTDTAQLSATWNQNGGWSWSMLIKEPALVVDGTPTALGTDLNFDDQSTLEDLVKQSASTFGPFLVSALGTMLVRTQSKAGLFVAGAMGLVKDLSTAPAFPKNGLSWSGFELYPFTSFDDPWADFNKQIDQLFNTDAKGKSVLGLLAYTMSGTEDAPAISGSGTFNDPWITPIPFGFNLPVWYNTDKQNLGLGFGRQDKFNYPGSGTAEIAFNLEQRLNLVEYSIQNQKLEFIDDVPSLNFISTLSNPNAKLVDLGSIGSIDKIMLGLTLSLDNGEVKVQPVVTLVNAQLGTDFQADLVTLEQFLSDSFASNLQSSFLALLNGALQAATNVEAVTGNSGFQTTYSLLQLIGLTLPRANDQAPYGINTSGWNALLANPDTYLKNQFQSLLLDPAHRKELFNFLQEVTGITIPSLPEPALQFLSALNICGPANQGYPLLPEAVLQVFTNPVQGLTSRFENFFTDANAVRNLAAQIASNLPPANYGPLTFSATANGVISLSILPENAIALGEFVNLYGNLQLNISDETLTFTGDIYIPKVGLTLASSLGLRMNNGALQTPAFAVQLIWGDGLKPAASPLDIYPFNSSTFVDQVSELAPAYTLNILLNAIFEEELLGKYEFVQKIFEGLGIGKDEDGIWRMPSLMGILSDPLGWILSDEVLGTNGNFNVSKLIALLGNLPEVNYNDIQVTPTPGKGMELTGLPYGFKVGMNGENNLATFSFGVDTISIVSDQAAIKNLNFGVSLNESYQPAFSGGLDLEATIPSLQDGFFTHVAYDKEFQFSISQGTPAQPTGLGVQLLPFQGWGTLAGQALATGAAVVINDVVPKLMNYLLIKYPADTTDAGKFFAAMDGFATKTDVKDLVNTIVSAFSQALSEGMSGDELLEKLEKVAFTWVKERFSTANANDTATAIADLLKLALPADALTVIGGQIQYIPSAKLPFKLLAGLDATNSIGLWAGAELPDMKLLKMEIAPTGVSYNLDQGHFDISFGLDMVVPIENLNGPGLSINFSNGQFDFGFDPLADPNNLATHSSLNVELLPNFFGGGNVGDKVSSWVLSVIKDVLPRYVSLLVLNQDQVKAWLEAPLIKSSTISPVLLLEATQLVEDTDGVYVLNSFDNLAKLTPTEFLGNFLFTLLKEQWTLLTFSEEGKIIIGPKTKVEGYYGLLIQAPNLSIAAIPNLVFQLGGKNTDWISNSVNGTPEFGDRGIGFYVPIAKNGNDSYSVDFTHFNLVLNNVGFDIIGKNGQPIVDLSRFKLGAVDPRALFDLQFQGDQPIKMQFGAGLTMDEMGLSLSPKTISEGGGNNPIAKNVLGSGESDNDNKTTDPRFSVDVGYIDKLWVNLRSNTGNGHEVVIPVQRSFGPLYIENIGLGWEGEKTPPLLDFISSGSFELAGFKAALQGLRVGMPVTAPTDWSKYTIDLDGFAVDYTGGITINAGFLKSESDGIVEYTGVAILSAKKFSLGALGSYAQIKMQNGDASTSMFIFGVLNAPLGGIPAFFIEGIAAGFAYNRSLDIPSIENVANFPLVKGVAEGSFTEGENPMDALIKLNDVIRPQVGQYWFAAGLKFSSFQLLETTALLFLSFGKDFEFNLLGVSTATLPPKVGPNLALAYMELAIKVTISPAAGYVSAEAQLTPNSFVLAKDVKLTGGFAFYLWFKDIPLEDGGMIHAGDFVVTLGGYHPAFNKPVYYPDVPRLGINWKLDFSVGKVSITGGAYFAICPTAIMSGGYLKIAFDAGPLIAGLDAYANFLIEWEPFYFNVGIGVTVYAGFQTTIAGVSVRLVAKLGCTLELQGPPVYGKVEVDWYVISFSIPIGNQENHPGTASLDWSAFEASFLPAPTSSSVTPVQSNARMVMLADENAQQSDNQQVVKWTAQTGLEQDSNDGEEGTGKNEWVINPIPWRLTVESAVPSSTVTVTNSDTSLQGSSQVGVRPMGKEDQLLSLMTITLTDNSGKAINLKARNISLSASNNGAPSALWSRSELNREIAPDPNTMLIPNVLFGLELDASQYVYSGVVPEFPLENLAYVVGDVRRLSYDFTPNYPPAALYPAEDQQKAFTIIRQSIMDVTVINTRNDIYRALQASAINAPLNPNLSVMASSANLILQDFPVLARIGIYQNNGEVEPGKTTLLQRAPRSLAAEPACIREPQLIAQLQTYKTISKDTPEAVHVPKLARKAKGQWKTTHKIASVSYLTSLADFGSTQSKTLYDGTTLVWKTDPKLPLDLKLQGEMPSLIASFDEYGSLLGFNHFSGSETFGLPAETGQIVVQGFETNPEAALGWQINTHLSKINGGWFLADGCLVRVQNSRQIKPKTGQIGHVKASDLVDQNLVKTSGNTTRKGWIQSVFPRQSQVFGVMLKGKADTGSIRVAIAADEVPVKTGEFKPTTVQAYKENTLLLFDAPTKAETYYGVMISLIDQEVEVLGMYALGKDSAEKNELIHKLSIAQGGIDFGDSSHKTTSVKLIQKQQIDEQ from the coding sequence ATGCTATCAACCTCCTCCTTTGAAGAAGATGTAACTGTTCTTCAATCACCGGACTCAAGCTTTTCAGGTCTGGATCCAATACTTGGTAGTCTGGGAGTGCTTACCGGGCTTCTTAAAAAAAATGAAGATGATTCCTACTCATTAATTCCTGAATGGTTCAATAACCCGTATGTGAACACAAAAGCGGGAATTGTTAAGAATCCGGCAGAATTTAACACCTTGTTTGAAGAACTTCTAGGGAAAATAGGAGGAAATTCTTTCGGCATACCCGTTCAAAACCCCAGCCTTTTAGGCAACTGGTTTCCTATCAAATACCAAAAGGATGGCAAAGATGTAAATACGGGTGTATATGCAGTAACCTATCAATCAGGAAGCAGTACCGTCATAGGTGTAGGAGTCTATCATGCCTGGGAATTTGGTAGTCCGCCAACATTGCAGTCCGCAGTGTGGGGGCTGATCCCTTTCGTTGCTATTGATGCAGAGGATAGCAATGACCCGGTAAAAATGACCTTTGTAACAGAAGGCTTCCCGATCGTTTTCGGAGCAGCAGTCAATGGCCCGGATCCCTCTTCTCCACTTATAGATATCAATGGCATTCAGTTCAACGGCGTTAAAGTCAATGCCAATATTGACCTGGCAAAAGAAATAGCCGGAAAACCGCCGTTTGAGCTAGGAGTGGAAATTATTGGCCTGCAGTTGGCCGGTGAAGACAAACCGTCCAACCGGTCACTGTCTGACCTGGAAGCTATCACTGCTGAAAAGATCATGAATACGGCCTCCAGCCTTTTTGTAGGTGGGCTAAGCAAAGTATTCCCTGAACTCAGCGGAAACATTCAGTACTTCCCCCCCCTTTTTGGTTTAAGCTCGCAGGTACCCAAGGTTGAAGGCGCCCCAAATGCCACACTCCCGATACTGAAATGGTATGAGTTGTTCAATGCCGCCAAAGACAATAATGCAGAAACCATTTTCCTGAACTGGTTCAATACCATTGCCGCTGACAACAACACACTAAAAACCTGGCTTTCCTGTCTTTCAGGATTCCTTAAAAAAGAGGTAAATGTCTCCGGTAACGGGTCACGCACCTCCCCTTTCCTGATCTCTCTACTGGATGTGAGCAGCATTGGTACCTTAAGCCTCGCCATGGGAACTGAGGTGGTTGGGGAAAGCACCCGCGTACTGTACCCCGGCATGGCCTTTTCAGGATCACCTATCGAATTTGGTACCTCCGGCATAGTTTTTACCATGCAGGTCGAGAGCGAACTGGCAAGGTTTCAGATTACGGGAGACGCCATTGGGCTCTCTCCTTCCATCAATTTTACCGCAAAGTTCAGCCTCAATAACAAAATAGAAGCTCAACCTCTGGCTGAATTTAACCTCGAAAACAAGGAATATTCCATTGGCTCCCTGGAAGGAGGCATGTCGCTGGGGTCAGACTCCAGTATGATGCCCTGGTTTGGCCTTAATGCAGTAAGCATCGGAAGTACGCATTACGACACACTGAACCTGCTCTCGCCCGGCCAACTGGCCGATGCAGGCGCCGCTGCCCTTAGCGAAGGCCTGCAAAGCCTCCTGGATTTCGGCACGGACAACAAAAAACTTTCTGATAGTATCGGGGCTTTAATTGGTTTACAATCCCCTTCTTCAGCAGGGGCCAATTGGCCGGAAAGCCTCGTACCTCCCTTCTCTCCCACAGGCATGGAGAAGTCCATCACCAACCCGATTGGTGCCTGGGCCAGCTATTACTCCAACGTACTTTCCTACCGGCAGCAGGTCTCCGGAAAAGAAGCTTTCTATTATGTAGTAGAATCCTTTGCCCAACTTCTGCAAGCCTCTACGGACTCCTTACCGATCAGCATCACCGGTTCAGGAACTCAGCAAGACCCCTGGAAAGCCGGGATCTCCGTTAAAGATCAAACCTTACCGGCTTACCTGTTTTGTTTTCAGGAGAGCACGACTGATTATATCAACCTGAATCTAGGCCTCGAACTTGCCCCGGAACTTACGGTGAAAGGCACTGACATTGTAGCCTCTCTGTCCCTGGATGCCGCCACCATCCGGCTACCAAAGGACGGTAATCTGAGCCATACCACGGCCAATTGGCTCTCCGGTGTAGCCGCACGACTCACCCTGCCCAAAGGTTTTGAAACGCCAGCGGTAGGTGGCATGCAGGTAAAGACAGACACGGCTCAGCTATCAGCCACCTGGAACCAAAACGGTGGCTGGTCATGGTCTATGCTGATAAAGGAACCAGCACTGGTGGTAGATGGAACCCCTACCGCTCTGGGGACCGACCTGAATTTTGATGACCAGTCAACTCTAGAGGATCTGGTGAAGCAAAGTGCATCGACCTTTGGCCCTTTCCTGGTTTCAGCATTGGGCACCATGCTCGTACGGACCCAGTCCAAAGCGGGCCTCTTCGTAGCCGGTGCAATGGGCCTGGTCAAAGACCTGTCCACCGCACCGGCATTCCCGAAAAACGGTTTGTCCTGGTCAGGCTTTGAACTTTATCCTTTTACCAGCTTCGACGACCCGTGGGCTGACTTTAACAAACAGATAGACCAGCTTTTTAATACGGACGCTAAAGGTAAAAGTGTGCTTGGTTTGCTCGCCTATACCATGTCCGGAACCGAAGATGCCCCGGCCATTTCCGGAAGCGGCACATTCAACGATCCCTGGATCACCCCCATACCGTTTGGCTTCAACTTACCGGTTTGGTATAACACGGACAAACAAAACCTTGGGCTCGGATTTGGTCGTCAGGACAAATTCAACTATCCCGGTTCAGGCACTGCAGAAATAGCTTTTAATTTGGAACAAAGGCTAAATCTGGTCGAATACTCCATTCAAAATCAGAAATTGGAATTTATTGATGATGTTCCCTCACTGAATTTCATCAGCACACTTTCCAATCCCAATGCCAAATTGGTTGATCTTGGAAGCATAGGTAGTATTGATAAAATTATGCTGGGCCTGACCCTGTCATTAGACAATGGCGAGGTAAAAGTTCAGCCGGTAGTTACTTTGGTCAATGCGCAGCTCGGCACAGACTTTCAGGCTGACCTGGTCACACTGGAACAGTTCCTGAGCGACAGCTTTGCATCAAACCTGCAATCTTCCTTTCTGGCCTTGCTCAATGGTGCTCTGCAGGCTGCTACAAACGTGGAAGCGGTAACCGGCAACAGCGGATTTCAAACCACCTATAGTCTTTTACAATTAATTGGCCTTACGCTGCCCCGGGCCAATGATCAGGCACCCTACGGCATCAATACCAGTGGCTGGAATGCCTTACTGGCCAATCCTGACACTTATTTAAAAAACCAGTTCCAATCTCTGCTGTTAGACCCAGCCCACAGAAAAGAACTGTTTAATTTCTTACAGGAAGTTACCGGCATTACCATCCCTTCCCTTCCTGAGCCTGCATTGCAGTTCCTCTCTGCACTGAATATCTGTGGACCTGCAAATCAGGGCTACCCGCTTCTGCCGGAGGCGGTGCTCCAAGTATTTACCAACCCTGTTCAGGGGCTTACCTCCAGATTTGAGAACTTTTTTACCGACGCCAATGCCGTAAGAAACCTGGCCGCTCAAATAGCTTCCAACTTACCGCCGGCGAACTATGGCCCGCTCACTTTCAGTGCCACGGCAAACGGGGTCATTTCTTTAAGCATTCTGCCTGAAAATGCCATCGCTCTTGGAGAATTTGTAAACCTGTATGGTAACCTGCAGCTCAACATCAGTGATGAAACCCTCACCTTCACCGGAGATATTTATATACCCAAGGTTGGGTTGACGCTGGCTTCATCCCTGGGTCTTCGCATGAACAATGGTGCCTTACAAACTCCCGCATTTGCTGTGCAGCTTATTTGGGGTGATGGACTGAAACCGGCTGCCAGCCCGCTGGACATATATCCTTTTAATTCATCGACTTTCGTTGACCAAGTGTCGGAACTGGCCCCGGCCTACACACTGAATATCCTCCTCAACGCAATATTCGAAGAGGAACTGCTTGGCAAATATGAATTCGTACAAAAAATCTTCGAAGGCCTGGGCATTGGCAAAGATGAAGATGGTATCTGGCGCATGCCGTCGCTCATGGGTATTTTATCCGATCCATTGGGCTGGATACTCTCAGACGAAGTACTGGGCACCAATGGTAATTTCAATGTATCTAAACTGATCGCCCTGCTGGGTAATCTGCCTGAGGTTAACTATAACGATATACAGGTGACACCTACCCCGGGCAAGGGGATGGAACTGACCGGCCTGCCTTACGGATTCAAAGTAGGCATGAACGGAGAAAACAACCTGGCTACTTTCAGTTTTGGAGTAGACACCATCTCTATTGTTAGTGATCAGGCAGCCATCAAGAACCTGAATTTTGGTGTAAGCCTCAACGAAAGCTATCAGCCCGCCTTTTCCGGAGGGTTAGACCTTGAGGCTACGATCCCGTCACTTCAGGATGGATTTTTCACCCATGTGGCTTATGATAAAGAATTTCAGTTCAGCATTTCACAAGGCACTCCTGCTCAACCCACCGGCCTAGGGGTACAGTTATTGCCATTCCAGGGATGGGGCACGCTGGCTGGACAAGCCCTGGCTACCGGAGCGGCAGTAGTGATCAATGATGTGGTGCCCAAATTAATGAACTACCTGCTAATCAAGTATCCAGCCGATACGACCGATGCAGGCAAGTTCTTTGCTGCCATGGACGGCTTCGCGACCAAAACGGATGTAAAAGATCTGGTCAACACTATTGTCAGTGCCTTTTCACAGGCATTAAGTGAGGGTATGAGCGGGGATGAATTACTTGAAAAATTGGAAAAAGTGGCCTTTACATGGGTCAAAGAACGTTTTTCAACAGCAAATGCCAACGACACGGCTACCGCGATAGCAGACCTGCTCAAACTGGCCTTACCGGCGGACGCTCTAACTGTGATAGGCGGGCAGATCCAGTACATACCAAGTGCCAAACTGCCCTTTAAGCTACTTGCCGGGCTGGACGCTACCAACTCGATTGGCTTATGGGCCGGGGCAGAGCTGCCTGATATGAAATTGCTTAAAATGGAGATTGCTCCAACCGGTGTGAGCTACAATCTGGATCAGGGCCATTTTGACATCTCTTTTGGGCTGGACATGGTCGTGCCCATCGAAAACCTGAATGGTCCGGGCCTGAGTATCAATTTCAGCAACGGACAATTTGATTTCGGCTTCGATCCGCTTGCAGATCCAAACAACCTGGCAACCCACTCTTCCCTGAATGTAGAGCTGCTGCCAAACTTCTTTGGAGGCGGTAATGTCGGCGACAAGGTTTCTTCCTGGGTACTCAGCGTGATCAAAGATGTACTGCCGCGCTATGTTTCTCTCCTGGTGCTTAATCAGGATCAGGTCAAGGCATGGTTGGAGGCTCCCCTGATCAAATCCTCCACGATTAGCCCAGTATTGCTCCTCGAAGCCACTCAACTGGTAGAAGATACCGACGGAGTATACGTCCTCAATTCATTCGATAACCTGGCTAAACTAACCCCTACGGAATTTTTAGGAAACTTCCTGTTTACGCTGCTCAAAGAGCAATGGACGTTGCTCACTTTCAGTGAAGAGGGAAAAATCATTATCGGCCCCAAAACCAAGGTGGAAGGCTACTATGGTTTGCTTATACAAGCACCAAACCTCTCCATTGCTGCCATCCCTAACCTTGTTTTCCAATTGGGAGGAAAAAATACCGATTGGATCAGCAACAGTGTAAACGGTACGCCGGAATTTGGAGACAGAGGAATTGGTTTTTATGTTCCTATTGCCAAAAACGGAAATGATTCTTACTCCGTAGACTTTACCCATTTTAACCTGGTATTAAACAATGTAGGCTTCGACATCATCGGTAAAAACGGGCAACCCATTGTGGATCTGAGCCGCTTTAAACTGGGTGCTGTAGATCCGCGTGCCTTGTTCGACCTGCAATTTCAGGGAGACCAGCCCATCAAGATGCAATTCGGGGCGGGTCTGACCATGGATGAAATGGGACTTTCCCTATCTCCGAAAACCATTTCTGAAGGAGGCGGAAATAACCCGATCGCCAAAAACGTGCTTGGATCAGGTGAATCCGACAATGACAATAAAACAACTGATCCCCGGTTCTCAGTTGATGTTGGCTACATCGATAAACTTTGGGTAAACCTGCGCAGCAACACCGGCAACGGTCATGAGGTGGTCATCCCTGTACAAAGAAGTTTCGGTCCACTGTATATTGAAAACATTGGCCTGGGATGGGAAGGAGAAAAAACGCCACCATTGCTTGACTTTATCAGTTCGGGAAGCTTTGAGCTGGCCGGGTTCAAAGCGGCACTTCAAGGTCTGCGTGTGGGCATGCCAGTCACAGCGCCTACCGATTGGAGCAAATACACGATCGATCTGGATGGGTTTGCCGTAGATTACACGGGTGGTATCACCATCAACGCCGGCTTCCTGAAAAGTGAATCAGATGGTATTGTCGAATATACCGGCGTGGCCATCCTCTCCGCAAAAAAATTCTCTTTGGGGGCTTTAGGGTCTTATGCTCAAATAAAGATGCAAAATGGAGATGCCTCAACTTCCATGTTCATTTTCGGAGTCCTTAATGCACCACTGGGAGGTATTCCCGCATTTTTCATTGAAGGTATTGCTGCAGGATTTGCCTATAATAGAAGCCTCGATATTCCAAGTATTGAAAACGTCGCCAACTTCCCATTGGTCAAAGGGGTAGCGGAAGGTTCCTTTACGGAAGGAGAGAATCCTATGGATGCTCTGATTAAACTGAATGATGTCATTCGTCCCCAAGTAGGTCAATACTGGTTTGCCGCCGGCCTTAAGTTCTCCTCCTTTCAGTTGTTAGAAACTACAGCCCTGCTTTTCCTTAGCTTTGGCAAAGACTTTGAATTCAACCTACTGGGAGTCTCTACGGCTACACTTCCTCCCAAAGTTGGTCCCAACCTGGCCCTGGCCTATATGGAGCTGGCCATCAAAGTCACCATCAGTCCGGCAGCGGGATATGTTTCTGCCGAAGCTCAGTTGACCCCAAATTCATTTGTGCTGGCCAAGGATGTTAAATTAACGGGAGGTTTTGCCTTCTACTTATGGTTTAAAGATATCCCGCTTGAAGATGGGGGAATGATCCACGCAGGAGATTTTGTGGTCACCTTAGGGGGGTATCACCCCGCATTCAATAAGCCTGTTTACTATCCGGACGTGCCTCGTCTGGGGATCAACTGGAAGCTGGATTTCTCTGTAGGGAAAGTATCCATTACCGGTGGCGCGTACTTTGCCATCTGCCCTACGGCCATCATGTCGGGAGGTTATCTGAAAATTGCCTTTGATGCGGGCCCTCTCATTGCGGGGTTGGATGCCTATGCCAACTTCCTCATCGAATGGGAACCTTTCTATTTCAATGTCGGCATCGGTGTAACGGTCTATGCCGGCTTCCAGACCACCATTGCGGGTGTTTCCGTTCGGCTGGTGGCTAAGCTGGGTTGTACGCTTGAGCTACAAGGCCCGCCGGTGTATGGCAAAGTGGAAGTAGACTGGTACGTGATCAGTTTCTCCATTCCGATCGGCAATCAGGAAAACCATCCGGGTACGGCAAGCCTGGACTGGTCTGCTTTTGAAGCATCGTTCCTTCCAGCCCCCACATCTTCCTCAGTAACCCCCGTCCAGTCAAACGCCAGAATGGTGATGCTCGCTGATGAAAACGCTCAGCAGAGCGATAACCAGCAGGTGGTCAAGTGGACGGCGCAAACAGGCCTGGAGCAGGACAGTAACGATGGTGAAGAAGGCACAGGTAAGAATGAATGGGTAATAAATCCTATACCCTGGAGGCTCACCGTTGAATCAGCGGTTCCAAGCAGCACGGTGACGGTTACCAACTCAGATACTTCCTTGCAGGGCAGTAGCCAGGTAGGTGTAAGGCCAATGGGAAAAGAAGATCAATTGCTCTCTCTGATGACCATTACTTTAACCGACAATTCAGGAAAAGCAATAAACCTTAAAGCCCGGAATATAAGCCTTTCGGCAAGCAACAACGGAGCCCCGTCGGCCTTGTGGTCGCGATCAGAGTTGAACCGGGAAATTGCCCCTGATCCCAATACCATGCTTATTCCCAATGTGCTGTTCGGACTGGAACTGGATGCCAGCCAATATGTGTATTCAGGGGTTGTGCCTGAGTTTCCGCTGGAAAACCTGGCTTATGTAGTCGGTGACGTCAGGCGATTGTCCTATGATTTTACCCCTAACTATCCGCCAGCAGCACTTTATCCTGCTGAGGACCAGCAAAAGGCCTTTACCATCATCAGGCAGTCCATCATGGATGTGACGGTGATTAATACCCGGAATGACATTTACCGTGCGCTACAGGCCTCTGCCATCAACGCCCCGCTAAACCCTAACCTATCAGTAATGGCTTCATCGGCCAACCTTATACTGCAAGACTTCCCGGTACTCGCCAGAATAGGGATCTATCAGAACAATGGTGAAGTGGAGCCAGGCAAGACTACCCTACTCCAACGTGCACCCCGGTCCCTGGCCGCCGAACCGGCTTGTATCCGAGAGCCTCAACTAATAGCACAACTGCAAACCTATAAGACCATAAGCAAGGATACTCCTGAAGCCGTTCACGTTCCCAAACTGGCCAGAAAGGCTAAAGGACAATGGAAAACCACCCATAAAATTGCCAGTGTAAGCTACCTGACCTCACTTGCGGACTTTGGCAGCACCCAAAGCAAAACGCTGTATGATGGTACCACACTGGTATGGAAGACTGACCCTAAACTGCCACTTGACCTGAAGCTACAGGGAGAGATGCCAAGCCTTATCGCGAGTTTTGATGAATATGGCAGCCTGCTGGGTTTTAACCATTTCAGCGGATCTGAAACTTTTGGGCTTCCTGCCGAAACGGGCCAGATCGTTGTCCAGGGATTTGAAACCAATCCTGAGGCGGCACTCGGCTGGCAAATCAACACCCACCTTTCCAAGATCAACGGCGGATGGTTCCTTGCTGACGGATGTTTGGTACGTGTACAAAACAGCAGACAAATAAAACCCAAAACGGGTCAGATCGGCCATGTAAAAGCCAGCGATCTGGTGGATCAAAACCTTGTAAAAACTTCGGGAAATACAACCAGAAAGGGATGGATCCAGTCGGTTTTCCCAAGGCAAAGCCAGGTGTTTGGCGTAATGCTGAAAGGGAAAGCAGATACCGGATCAATCAGGGTGGCTATTGCTGCGGATGAAGTGCCGGTCAAAACCGGAGAGTTCAAACCCACTACTGTCCAGGCCTACAAGGAAAATACGCTTTTATTATTCGATGCCCCTACCAAGGCTGAAACTTACTATGGGGTGATGATCTCTCTGATCGATCAGGAGGTAGAAGTGCTGGGCATGTATGCTTTGGGTAAAGACAGCGCAGAAAAAAATGAATTGATCCATAAACTTTCCATCGCACAGGGCGGAATTGATTTTGGCGATTCATCTCACAAAACGACCAGTGTTAAATTAATTCAAAAACAACAAATTGATGAGCAATAG
- a CDS encoding 4'-phosphopantetheinyl transferase superfamily protein: MEIHVVVAGNDGDLSFEAYARISELLTNQMREKVKSFHSLMDSQAFMIGKYLIVHSLKRFGYSDFRLDSIRFNDNGRPYLPGSNVDFNLSHAGNYVVCASALNVRIGIDIEKVCPLNLNDFSKVFTENELEAFDNANDTDAELIAHWTMKEAVIKADGRGFSISPMEIALNNSKLAYLHSQKWFIQHIPFDPKYFVHIACDQMIKPENIYIEKICI, from the coding sequence ATGGAAATTCATGTTGTAGTGGCTGGAAATGATGGAGATCTATCGTTCGAAGCTTATGCCCGTATCTCTGAACTATTAACCAATCAAATGAGAGAAAAAGTGAAGAGCTTTCATTCTTTAATGGATTCTCAGGCTTTCATGATTGGGAAGTACCTAATTGTTCACTCGTTAAAGAGATTTGGATATAGTGATTTTCGTCTCGATTCTATTAGATTTAATGATAATGGCAGGCCATATCTACCAGGTTCGAATGTTGATTTTAATCTATCTCACGCAGGAAACTATGTTGTTTGCGCTTCTGCGCTAAATGTGAGAATAGGGATTGATATTGAAAAAGTTTGTCCGCTGAATCTTAATGATTTTTCAAAGGTTTTCACGGAAAATGAACTAGAAGCATTTGATAATGCAAATGATACTGATGCGGAATTAATAGCTCATTGGACAATGAAAGAGGCTGTAATTAAAGCTGATGGTCGCGGTTTTTCTATTTCGCCAATGGAAATAGCTCTGAACAATTCAAAATTGGCCTACCTGCATTCACAAAAATGGTTCATTCAACATATCCCTTTTGACCCTAAGTATTTTGTTCATATAGCATGTGATCAAATGATAAAGCCAGAGAATATTTATATTGAAAAAATTTGTATATAA
- a CDS encoding sugar phosphate isomerase/epimerase, with the protein MELSRRDFINRMGLAAGSCGLAGIFPNLLTAGSLDQRKFTFELSLAQFSFASELFSGKMTMLDFPQRAVNEFGVNTLEYVSGFFNNKHLDPVFMKELKSICNDLGAKNHLIMVDAENIASLDTAARKKAVEGHYSWVDAAKYLECSAIRVNLGDTMAALTGKAEEGTPEEVAKAAADGYNSLLEYAEKAEIHVIVENHFGYSTDPDWLIGILSQVPSSFKGLLPDFGNFCLERSKPDGADLKSLINTTCLREYDRYEGVKKMMPYSKGVSAKTHRFDAEGNDLDTDFFKMFELIKASGWSGGYVGIEYEGGLMRDLGGDHSYLPNEQGIKATKKLLEKVLTELG; encoded by the coding sequence ATGGAATTATCGAGACGGGATTTTATCAATAGGATGGGTCTTGCAGCCGGTAGCTGTGGCCTTGCCGGTATTTTTCCCAATTTGTTGACTGCAGGAAGTCTAGATCAACGCAAGTTTACATTCGAACTATCCCTTGCCCAGTTTTCATTCGCTTCCGAATTATTTTCCGGAAAAATGACCATGCTTGATTTCCCCCAGCGGGCAGTGAATGAATTTGGGGTCAACACGTTGGAATACGTATCCGGATTCTTTAACAACAAGCATCTAGACCCTGTTTTCATGAAAGAATTGAAGAGCATCTGTAATGATTTGGGAGCAAAAAACCACCTGATTATGGTAGATGCAGAAAACATTGCCTCACTGGACACTGCTGCAAGAAAAAAAGCAGTGGAAGGACATTATAGCTGGGTTGATGCAGCAAAGTACCTGGAATGCAGTGCCATCCGTGTCAATTTAGGGGATACAATGGCAGCCTTAACGGGAAAAGCAGAAGAAGGAACCCCGGAAGAAGTCGCCAAAGCGGCCGCGGATGGGTACAATTCCCTTTTGGAATATGCGGAAAAAGCTGAAATCCATGTTATTGTCGAAAACCATTTTGGGTACTCTACAGATCCTGACTGGTTGATTGGGATTCTTTCCCAGGTACCTTCTTCATTTAAAGGGCTTTTGCCTGATTTTGGGAATTTCTGCCTGGAACGAAGCAAACCAGACGGAGCTGATCTAAAAAGTCTGATCAACACTACCTGCCTTCGTGAATACGACCGATATGAGGGAGTAAAAAAGATGATGCCGTATTCAAAAGGAGTAAGCGCAAAGACACACCGGTTTGATGCGGAAGGCAATGACTTGGATACTGATTTTTTCAAAATGTTTGAATTAATCAAGGCTTCCGGATGGTCGGGTGGATATGTTGGAATTGAATACGAAGGAGGCCTCATGAGAGATTTAGGCGGAGACCACAGCTACCTGCCAAATGAACAGGGGATAAAAGCAACCAAAAAGCTGCTCGAAAAAGTGCTGACAGAATTAGGATAA